One region of Solanum pennellii chromosome 6, SPENNV200 genomic DNA includes:
- the LOC107022792 gene encoding protein NUCLEAR FUSION DEFECTIVE 4-like, translating to MVETQGGGGGGGLQFVLHVLRGRWFSLFASFLIMSGAGATYLFGIYSQEIKNTLGYDQTTLVLLGFFKDLGANVGVLSGLLAEVSPTWFVLLVGAAMNFTGYFMIWLSVIGKISKPKIWQMCIYICLGANSQNFANTGALVTSVRNFPESRGNMIGLLKGFTGLSGAILTQLYLAVYGNDAQSLILLIAWMPAALSVVFVYTIREMKVVRQPNQQTVFFHCLLISIVLALFLMVMTLLEKAIAFSHAAYVVAATVSCALLFSPLLVFIREELAIWRQMKQTSSLDHNGGVANTIVEPTEIQQPQKDQVNNSKISTSSWFSKIFFEKPARGEDYSILQALLSTDMLILFVATLCGLGSSLTAVDNMGQIGGSLGYPKTTVKSFLSLLSIWNFFGRIFSGFVSESLLVRYKFPRTLMMTLVLFLSCIGLLLIAFPFPGSLYVASIIIGFSFGAQLPLLFTIISELFGLKYYSTLFNCGQLASPLGSYILNVKVTGPLYDREALKDLEKRGLTRASVKELTCIGNQCYQLPFIILACVTFFGAMASLILVARTRQFYKGDIYKKFKEQPNTPDTEMASSNTTNKTI from the coding sequence ATGGTTGAGACACAAgggggtggtggtggtggaggtcTACAATTTGTGTTACATGTGCTTCGAGGACGATGGTTCTCACTTTTTGCCTCATTCCTTATTATGTCCGGAGCAGGGGCTACTTACCTTTTCGGGATATACTCCCAGGAAATAAAAAACACTCTTGGATATGATCAGACAACACTTGTTCTCTTGGGTTTCTTCAAGGATTTAGGAGCTAATGTTGGAGTTCTCTCTGGTCTATTAGCCGAGGTAAGTCCAACATGGTTCGTGCTACTAGTTGGTGCAGCTATGAACTTTACAGGCTACTTTATGATATGGCTATCTGTTATTGGCAAGATTTCAAAGCCAAAAATTTGGCAAATGTGCATATACATATGCCTTGGAGCAAATTCTCAGAATTTTGCAAATACAGGAGCTCTTGTAACCTCTGTTAGGAACTTCCCGGAGAGTAGAGGTAACATGATAGGTCTTTTAAAAGGATTTACAGGGCTAAGTGGAGCTATATTGACACAACTATATTTGGCTGTCTATGGAAATGATGCTCAGTCTCTTATCCTCCTTATAGCCTGGATGCCTGCTGCATTATCAGTCGTTTTTGTTTATACCATTCGAGAAATGAAAGTCGTTAGGCAACCAAATCAGCAAACTGTTTTTTTCCACTGCTTGTTAATATCAATTGTCCTCGCATTGTTTCTTATGGTCATGACACTTCTCGAGAAAGCAATAGCGTTTTCTCATGCTGCATATGTTGTAGCCGCCACTGTCTCCTGTGCTTTACTTTTCTCCCCTCTTTTAGTTTTCATTAGAGAGGAGTTAGCTATCTGGCGTCAAATGAAACAGACGTCATCACTTGATCATAATGGAGGAGTTGCAAACACAATCGTGGAACCAACCGAAATCCAACAGCCACAAAAAGATCAAGTCAACAACTCTAAGATCTCCACATCTTCATggttttcaaaaattttctttgaaaaaccAGCAAGAGGTGAAGATTATTCCATCTTACAAGCACTTCTAAGTACTGATATGTTGATTCTTTTCGTGGCTACATTATGTGGACTTGGATCAAGCCTAACTGCAGTTGATAACATGGGTCAGATAGGTGGTTCTTTAGGATATCCAAAAACTACAGTGAAGTCCTTCTTGTCACTTCTCAGCATATGGAATTTTTTCGGGAGAATTTTCTCAGGATTCGTTTCTGAAAGCCTGCTAGTAAGATACAAATTTCCTCGGACCCTGATGATGACATTAGTCCTTTTTCTATCATGCATTGGCCTACTTCTAATCGCTTTTCCATTCCCGGGTTCACTATATGTGGCATCTATAATTATCGGTTTCTCATTTGGTGCTCAATTGCCATTACTTTTCACAATAATTTCTGAGCTTTTCGGGTTAAAGTACTATTCAACATTGTTCAATTGTGGACAATTGGCTAGCCCTCTTGGGTCATACATTCTGAATGTTAAAGTTACTGGACCACTTTATGATAGAGAGGCATTGAAGGATCTTGAAAAAAGAGGTTTGACTAGAGCATCTGTGAAGGAGCTAACTTGTATTGGTAATCAATGTTATCAACTACCTTTCATTATCCTGGCTTGTGTCACATTTTTTGGAGCTATGGCCTCACTAATATTGGTTGCAAGAACTAGACAGTTTTACAAAGGAGACATATACAAGAAGTTTAAAGAACAACCAAATACACCTGATACAGAAATGGCTTCTTCAAACACTACTAATAAGACAATATGA